A single region of the Branchiostoma lanceolatum isolate klBraLanc5 chromosome 1, klBraLanc5.hap2, whole genome shotgun sequence genome encodes:
- the LOC136448941 gene encoding uncharacterized protein, protein MDRDDLENFSDSSSSEDCVCEEIDSNSGPEDAVGALLPYRFEPYLSDEQSAEANSDSDEDADPGAAGGHGGEVDAQGGGFPGEIPMDVERLQNTEWCSCGGCVNRPTVRESVCCREQMRVCERREKHPGVVCITQHRGFAQVCLSEDVLETAYLALREDHAVNFGNDWKRYTAYRQFVRWCYEHLGKSVRVPLPSCAVAAIRSHFPSADYTGFREADD, encoded by the exons ATGGACAGGGACGATCTGGAAAACTTTTCTGACTCCTCGTCCAGCGAGGACTGCGTCTGTGAGGAGATCGACTCTAACTCGGGACCCGAGGATGCCGTAGGAGCCCTTTTACCATACAGATTCGAACCGTATCTGTCGGATGAGCAGTCGGCTGAGGCGAATTCTGACAGCGACGAAGATGCCGACCCCGGAGCCGCTGGCGGGCATGGCGGTGAAGTTGACGCGCAAGGCGGTGGATTTCCGGGCGAGATTCCTATGGATGTCGAAAGGCTTCAAAATACTGAATG GTGCTCTTGTGGGGGATGCGTGAACAGGCCGACGGTCAGGGAAAGCGTATGCTGCCGCGAGCAGATGCGTGTGTGTGAGCGGAGAGAGAAGCACCCCGGCGTTGTCTGCATCACTCAGCACCGCGGCTTTGCTCAAGTGTGTCTGAGCGAGGATGTCCTCGAAACAGCCTACCTTGCCCTCCGGGAGGACCACGCGGTCAACTTTGGAAATGA CTGGAAGAGGTACACAGCGTACAGGCAGTTTGTACGCTGGTGCTACGAGCACCTTGGCAAGTCGGTTCGTGTGCCTTTGCCCTCCTGTGCTGTGGCCGCCATACGGAGTCACTTTCCCTCCGCTGACTACACCGGTTTTCGGGAAGCTGACGACTAG